The following proteins are co-located in the Vicinamibacterales bacterium genome:
- the sucD gene encoding succinate--CoA ligase subunit alpha translates to MAVLIDRNTRLMVQGITGREGTFHAKAAQAYGTTVVGGVTPGKGGTIHEGWPVFNTVADCVRETGANASVIFVPPPGGADAVLEAADAGLDLVVCITEGIPVLDMLRVFGAIRGGKTRVIGPNCPGLITAGRAKAGIIPGHICREGRVGIVSKSGTLTYEAIHQLTNNGLGQTTCIGIGGDPLIGTSFIDALSLFAADPQTEAVVMIGEIGGNAEQDAAAWITQHFRKPVVGFIAGQTAPPGRRMGHAGAIIAGGKGTAAEKMDALVAAGVRVVKSPADIGAAVKELLRA, encoded by the coding sequence ATGGCAGTTCTCATCGACAGAAACACGCGGCTGATGGTGCAGGGGATCACCGGTCGCGAGGGCACGTTCCACGCCAAAGCCGCCCAGGCCTACGGCACCACGGTGGTTGGCGGCGTGACCCCGGGCAAGGGCGGGACGATCCACGAAGGTTGGCCGGTCTTCAACACCGTGGCTGATTGCGTGAGGGAGACGGGGGCGAACGCCTCGGTCATCTTCGTGCCGCCCCCCGGGGGGGCCGACGCGGTGCTCGAGGCGGCCGATGCCGGGCTCGACCTCGTCGTCTGCATTACCGAAGGTATCCCGGTACTCGACATGCTGCGGGTGTTCGGGGCCATCCGCGGTGGGAAGACGCGCGTCATCGGCCCGAACTGCCCGGGCCTGATAACGGCCGGACGGGCGAAGGCCGGCATTATTCCCGGCCATATCTGCAGGGAAGGCCGGGTCGGGATCGTCTCGAAGAGCGGCACGCTGACCTACGAGGCGATTCACCAGCTCACCAACAACGGGCTGGGCCAGACGACCTGCATCGGCATCGGCGGCGATCCGTTGATCGGGACCAGCTTCATCGACGCTCTGTCGCTCTTCGCGGCCGACCCGCAGACCGAGGCCGTGGTGATGATCGGCGAAATCGGCGGCAACGCCGAGCAGGACGCCGCCGCGTGGATCACCCAGCACTTCCGGAAGCCCGTGGTCGGCTTCATCGCCGGCCAGACGGCGCCGCCGGGGCGGCGCATGGGCCACGCCGGCGCGATCATCGCGGGCGGGAAGGGCACAGCGGCGGAGAAGATGGACGCGCTCGTGGCGGCCGGCGTGCGGGTGGTGAAGAGCCCGGCCGACATCGGCGCGGCGGTCAAGGAACTACTGAGGGCCTAA
- a CDS encoding 2-oxoacid:acceptor oxidoreductase subunit alpha codes for MQQRVVNDFSIQVATVNGSGSQTANLVILRSIFQMGIPVSGKNMFPSNIAGLPTWYTVRANKDGFVARKKEVDFLVAMNVETAKEDVMSLEPGRAVLYDEPLKLNELRSDLSFYPVPFDKLVATVCTDAKLRRLVKNMIYDGVLSHLLDIEMTEMEKALRKQFGKKVKAADLNMGALKAGADYATQHLTKTDPFHVERMDKTTGMILIEGNSAGALGAMFAGVTVCAWYPITPSSSLPEALIGYMKKYRADPATGKATYAIIQAEDEIASIGMVLGASWAGARAMTSTSGPGVSLMSEFAGLAYYAEIPGVVFDIQRVGPSTGLPTRTAQGDILSTAMLSHGDTKQILLIPSSVEECFEMAQDAFDLAERFQQLVFVMSDLDLGMNMWMSAPFTYPDRVYDRGKVLDAAKVKELGGEWGRYRDVDGDGIPYRTLPGTGMPSYFTRGSGHNARGQYSERPDDYQNNVDRLARKFETAKSHVPAPVVEDAATEVGIIGYGTSHWAIVECRAQLEQEAGLATAYLRLRAFPFPPEVDAFISRYKRIYVVEQNRDAQMKMLLRLELPAGATNHVRSVLHYNGLPIDARSLADDILVQEGRKAAETVKAATAGRATVTTAAREGE; via the coding sequence ATGCAGCAACGCGTCGTCAACGATTTCAGCATCCAGGTCGCGACGGTCAACGGGTCGGGCAGCCAGACAGCCAATCTCGTCATCCTGCGCTCCATTTTCCAAATGGGGATTCCGGTCTCGGGCAAGAACATGTTCCCGTCGAACATTGCCGGCCTGCCGACGTGGTACACCGTCCGCGCCAACAAGGACGGCTTTGTCGCGCGCAAGAAGGAAGTCGATTTCCTCGTCGCGATGAACGTCGAGACGGCGAAGGAAGACGTGATGTCGCTCGAGCCCGGGCGCGCCGTCCTCTACGACGAGCCGCTCAAGCTCAACGAGCTGCGCAGCGACCTCTCGTTCTACCCGGTGCCGTTCGACAAGCTCGTCGCCACCGTCTGCACCGATGCCAAGCTGCGTCGCCTCGTCAAGAACATGATCTACGACGGCGTGCTGAGCCATCTCCTCGACATCGAGATGACGGAGATGGAGAAGGCCCTGCGCAAACAGTTCGGCAAGAAGGTCAAGGCCGCCGATCTCAACATGGGCGCGCTCAAGGCCGGCGCGGACTACGCCACGCAGCACCTGACGAAAACGGATCCGTTCCACGTCGAGCGGATGGACAAGACCACCGGGATGATCCTCATCGAGGGCAATTCCGCCGGTGCGCTCGGCGCGATGTTCGCCGGCGTCACCGTCTGCGCGTGGTATCCGATCACGCCGTCCTCGTCGCTCCCGGAGGCGCTCATCGGCTACATGAAGAAGTACCGCGCCGACCCCGCGACCGGCAAGGCGACCTACGCGATCATCCAGGCCGAGGACGAGATTGCCTCGATCGGCATGGTGCTCGGCGCCAGCTGGGCAGGCGCGCGGGCGATGACCTCGACGTCGGGCCCCGGAGTTTCGCTGATGAGCGAGTTCGCCGGCCTCGCCTACTACGCCGAGATCCCAGGCGTCGTGTTCGACATCCAGCGCGTTGGTCCGTCGACGGGGCTCCCGACCCGCACCGCGCAGGGCGACATCCTCTCGACCGCGATGCTTTCGCACGGCGACACCAAGCAGATCCTGCTCATCCCGTCGTCGGTGGAGGAGTGCTTCGAGATGGCGCAGGACGCGTTCGATCTCGCCGAACGCTTCCAGCAGCTCGTCTTCGTGATGAGCGACCTCGACCTCGGCATGAACATGTGGATGTCGGCGCCGTTCACCTATCCCGACCGGGTCTACGACCGCGGCAAGGTGCTCGACGCGGCAAAGGTGAAGGAGCTCGGCGGCGAGTGGGGGCGCTACCGGGACGTCGACGGCGACGGCATCCCCTACCGCACGCTGCCGGGGACCGGTATGCCGTCGTACTTCACGCGCGGATCCGGGCACAACGCGCGCGGCCAGTACAGCGAGCGTCCCGACGACTACCAGAACAACGTCGATCGCCTGGCCCGCAAGTTCGAGACGGCCAAGTCGCACGTGCCGGCGCCGGTCGTCGAGGACGCCGCGACCGAGGTCGGGATCATCGGCTACGGGACCAGTCACTGGGCGATCGTGGAGTGCCGCGCCCAGCTCGAGCAGGAGGCAGGCCTCGCCACCGCCTACCTGCGGCTGCGTGCTTTCCCGTTCCCGCCCGAAGTGGACGCGTTCATCTCCCGCTACAAGCGCATCTACGTTGTCGAGCAGAACCGCGACGCACAGATGAAGATGCTGCTGCGCCTCGAGCTGCCGGCCGGGGCGACCAACCACGTGCGGAGCGTGCTCCACTACAACGGTCTGCCGATCGACGCGCGATCGTTGGCCGACGACATCCTGGTGCAGGAAGGACGGAAGGCGGCCGAGACCGTCAAGGCGGCAACGGCGGGACGCGCGACGGTGACGACCGCCGCCCGCGAGGGAGAGTGA
- a CDS encoding 2-oxoacid:ferredoxin oxidoreductase subunit beta: protein MEPKKNRIGLEITPYRGGKTTLCAGCGHNAISERIIDAFFEMGIQPRDVLKLSGIGCSSKTPAYFLGEAHGFNSVHGRMPSVGTGALLANRKMIAIGISGDGDTGAIGIGQFVHLMRRNVPIVYIIEDNGCYGLTKGQFSPTADVGSTQKNGQPNDLPPIDTCMMAVQLGASFVARSFSGDKRQLLAILKAAIAHRGTAMIDVLSPCVTFNDHEGSTKSYAYVKEHDEPSGEVNFVPFFEDITVDYDAGTTTAVTMHDGSRLYLKKVAEDYKPTDKLAAMRLMHETHSRGEFATGVLYIESDKDDLLTQMNLVDTPLAFLPPESLRPGKGVLEAVMEEHR from the coding sequence GTGGAACCCAAGAAGAACCGGATCGGCCTCGAAATCACGCCCTATCGCGGCGGCAAGACGACGCTCTGTGCGGGCTGCGGGCACAACGCCATTTCCGAACGCATCATTGACGCCTTCTTCGAGATGGGCATCCAGCCGCGCGACGTGCTCAAGCTGTCGGGTATCGGCTGCTCGAGCAAGACGCCGGCCTATTTCCTGGGCGAGGCGCACGGGTTCAATTCCGTGCACGGCCGCATGCCCTCAGTCGGCACCGGCGCGCTCCTCGCCAACCGCAAGATGATCGCCATCGGCATCAGCGGCGACGGCGACACTGGGGCGATCGGCATCGGGCAGTTCGTGCATCTGATGCGCCGCAACGTCCCGATTGTCTACATCATCGAGGACAACGGCTGCTACGGCCTCACCAAGGGGCAGTTCTCGCCGACCGCCGACGTCGGCTCGACCCAGAAGAACGGCCAGCCCAACGACCTGCCGCCGATCGACACTTGCATGATGGCGGTGCAGCTCGGCGCCTCGTTCGTGGCGCGCTCGTTCTCCGGCGACAAGAGGCAGCTGCTCGCCATCCTCAAGGCGGCGATCGCGCATCGCGGCACCGCGATGATCGACGTGCTCTCGCCGTGCGTGACCTTCAACGATCACGAGGGCTCGACCAAGAGCTACGCTTACGTCAAGGAGCACGACGAGCCGAGCGGCGAGGTGAACTTCGTGCCGTTCTTCGAGGACATCACCGTCGACTACGACGCCGGCACCACCACCGCCGTCACCATGCACGACGGTTCGCGGCTGTATCTGAAGAAGGTGGCCGAGGACTACAAGCCGACCGACAAGCTGGCCGCCATGCGGCTGATGCACGAAACGCACAGCCGCGGCGAATTCGCCACCGGCGTCCTCTACATCGAGTCCGACAAGGACGATCTGCTCACCCAGATGAACCTGGTCGACACGCCGCTGGCGTTCCTGCCGCCCGAATCCCTTCGTCCCGGCAAGGGCGTGCTCGAAGCCGTCATGGAAGAACACCGCTAG
- a CDS encoding S9 family peptidase, translating to MKYTAAALALAVLAIPGVARGQKRPLDANDVYSIKDVRDPQRSPDGKWVAYTVSRAVKETDKNDTDIWMAAWDGTQEIQVTSSPDGESQPRWSPDNKYLSFVSSRQGAKDGQLWLLNRAGGEAMKVSDVKGGISEYAWAPDAKHLVFVVNEPDPRDPKDDDDSANKDRKKTPPPIVIDRYHFKEDIQGYLRNERTHLYLFDLDTKKAVAITSGLLYDESSPVWSPDGTRIAFVSKRGPGDVDRNDNTDVWVIDAKPGVEPRQITTAPTADEGPLAWSPDGKFISYLAGDELKYSAYRQPKLAVIAAAGGQPRFVGESLDRPVRQPIWEEGGSSIVLTVTDDRSQYPVRVSLKDGKVERLGAPGSVAGSLSAGLLDGQYAELVSNDRQPAEVYALLGQGHALRRLSHQNDAWMKDLILGETEEFTSTSKDGTEVHGLIEKPATFRDGVKYPTLLRIHGGPNGEDEHAFSFERELFAANGYVVVQVNYRGSNGRGGVYQKAIFADWGGREVVDLLGAMDEVQKRPYVDADRLGIGGWSYGGILTDYSIATDGRFKAATSGAGSALQLSMYGVDEYITQYENEIGPPWKSQDLWIKISYPFFHADRIHTPTLFLGGDKDFNVPLVGGEQMYQALKSLGVDTELVIYPNQFHGITVPSYKIDRLQRYLDWYAKYLKPAPGGTTANGRQ from the coding sequence ATGAAGTACACAGCGGCGGCGTTGGCACTGGCGGTGCTGGCGATTCCCGGCGTCGCGCGGGGGCAGAAGCGCCCCCTCGACGCCAACGACGTCTACAGCATCAAGGACGTCCGCGATCCACAACGCTCGCCCGACGGCAAGTGGGTGGCCTATACGGTGTCGCGCGCCGTCAAGGAAACCGACAAGAACGACACCGACATCTGGATGGCCGCCTGGGACGGCACGCAGGAGATCCAGGTGACCTCGTCGCCCGACGGCGAGTCGCAGCCGCGCTGGAGCCCCGACAACAAGTACCTGTCATTCGTCTCGTCGCGGCAGGGGGCCAAGGACGGCCAGCTGTGGCTGCTCAATCGCGCCGGCGGCGAGGCGATGAAGGTGAGCGACGTCAAGGGCGGGATCTCTGAGTACGCCTGGGCGCCGGACGCCAAGCACCTGGTGTTCGTCGTCAACGAGCCGGATCCGCGCGATCCGAAGGACGATGACGACTCCGCGAACAAGGACCGGAAGAAGACGCCGCCGCCGATCGTCATCGACCGGTATCACTTCAAGGAAGACATCCAGGGGTACCTGCGCAACGAGCGGACGCACCTGTATCTCTTCGACCTCGACACGAAGAAGGCGGTCGCGATCACCTCAGGCCTCCTCTACGACGAGTCGTCGCCGGTGTGGTCGCCCGACGGGACGCGGATCGCCTTTGTCAGCAAGCGCGGACCGGGCGACGTCGACCGCAACGACAACACCGACGTCTGGGTGATCGACGCGAAGCCGGGCGTCGAGCCGCGCCAGATCACCACCGCGCCGACGGCCGACGAAGGGCCGCTCGCCTGGAGCCCGGATGGCAAGTTCATCAGCTACCTCGCCGGTGACGAACTGAAGTATTCGGCCTACCGTCAGCCCAAGCTCGCCGTCATCGCGGCCGCGGGCGGGCAGCCGCGATTTGTCGGGGAATCCCTGGATCGGCCGGTGCGCCAGCCGATCTGGGAGGAAGGCGGCAGTTCGATCGTCCTGACCGTGACCGATGACCGGTCGCAGTATCCGGTGCGCGTCTCGCTCAAGGACGGCAAGGTCGAACGCCTCGGTGCTCCTGGCAGCGTCGCCGGCAGCCTCTCGGCGGGCCTGCTCGACGGGCAGTACGCGGAGCTCGTCTCGAACGACAGGCAGCCCGCCGAGGTTTATGCGCTTCTCGGACAGGGACACGCCCTGCGTCGCTTGTCGCACCAGAACGACGCGTGGATGAAGGACCTGATTCTGGGCGAGACCGAGGAGTTCACCTCGACGAGCAAGGACGGCACCGAAGTGCACGGCCTGATCGAGAAGCCGGCCACGTTTCGGGACGGCGTGAAGTATCCCACGCTGCTCCGCATCCACGGCGGCCCCAACGGCGAAGACGAGCACGCCTTCAGCTTCGAGCGTGAGCTCTTCGCGGCAAACGGCTACGTGGTCGTGCAGGTGAACTACCGCGGCAGCAACGGCCGCGGCGGCGTCTACCAGAAAGCGATCTTTGCCGACTGGGGCGGCAGGGAGGTCGTCGACCTGCTTGGGGCGATGGACGAAGTGCAGAAGCGCCCCTACGTCGACGCGGACCGCCTCGGGATCGGCGGCTGGAGCTATGGCGGCATCCTGACCGACTACAGCATCGCCACCGACGGGCGTTTCAAGGCGGCGACGAGCGGCGCCGGCAGCGCGCTGCAGTTGTCGATGTACGGCGTCGACGAGTACATCACGCAGTACGAAAACGAGATCGGGCCGCCCTGGAAATCGCAGGACCTCTGGATCAAGATCTCGTATCCGTTCTTCCACGCCGATCGGATCCACACGCCGACGCTGTTTCTCGGGGGCGACAAGGACTTCAACGTGCCGCTCGTCGGCGGCGAGCAGATGTACCAGGCGCTCAAGAGCCTCGGCGTCGACACCGAGCTGGTCATCTACCCCAACCAGTTCCACGGCATTACCGTGCCGTCCTACAAGATCGATCGCCTGCAGCGGTACCTCGACTGGTACGCGAAGTACCTGAAGCCGGCCCCGGGCGGCACGACGGCCAACGGCCGTCAGTAG